In one Actinomyces trachealis genomic region, the following are encoded:
- a CDS encoding aldo/keto reductase: MEHRRLTGTGLRVSALGLGTMTWGRDTDEAEAQEQLELFLDAGGTLLDTSASFGDGLSEHVIGKLLHSQVDRREVVLVSKAGVRNWRTGERRSVADASRGTLLDVLDESLSRLGTDHLDLWLVQMPDPTTPLEETASALCAAVATGRTRYVGISNHPVWSTVRMADLLREGAQGPGLAAVEVEHSLLCRGIERELMPAADVLGFGVIGYAPLGRGVLTGKYRSTTPPDSRAASPHLRAYVAPYLGERQRRIVEAVATAAVGLDRKPVEIALSWARDAVGIACTVVGARTPAQLQGALGTEGLVLPPQIRHVLDEVTAPELGYPERY; the protein is encoded by the coding sequence ATGGAGCACAGGCGACTTACTGGCACTGGCCTGCGTGTCTCAGCCCTGGGACTGGGCACTATGACCTGGGGCCGGGACACTGATGAGGCGGAGGCACAGGAACAACTGGAGCTGTTCCTCGACGCCGGAGGCACGCTGCTGGACACCTCCGCGTCTTTTGGTGACGGTCTGAGTGAACACGTGATCGGCAAGCTCCTGCACAGTCAGGTTGACCGCCGTGAGGTGGTACTCGTCTCCAAGGCGGGGGTGCGCAACTGGCGCACCGGTGAACGCCGCTCCGTGGCTGACGCCTCTCGCGGCACCCTCCTGGATGTCCTCGACGAGTCCCTGTCCCGCTTGGGAACCGACCACCTGGACCTGTGGCTGGTGCAGATGCCTGACCCAACCACACCCTTGGAGGAGACCGCCTCTGCCCTGTGCGCAGCGGTGGCAACTGGCCGTACCCGGTACGTGGGCATATCCAACCATCCCGTCTGGTCCACTGTGCGCATGGCTGACCTGCTGCGTGAGGGGGCGCAGGGTCCAGGTCTCGCAGCGGTGGAGGTGGAGCACTCACTGTTGTGCCGCGGCATCGAGCGCGAGTTGATGCCTGCGGCTGATGTCCTTGGCTTCGGCGTCATTGGTTACGCCCCCTTAGGGCGGGGAGTGCTGACCGGTAAGTACCGCTCTACTACTCCCCCGGACTCCCGGGCCGCCTCACCGCACTTGCGGGCCTACGTGGCGCCCTACCTGGGGGAGCGTCAACGGCGGATCGTGGAGGCTGTTGCGACGGCGGCAGTAGGTTTGGATCGCAAACCGGTAGAGATCGCGCTGTCCTGGGCGCGCGACGCCGTCGGCATCGCCTGTACCGTAGTGGGTGCGCGCACGCCCGCGCAGCTGCAAGGTGCCTTAGGCACGGAGGGCCTGGTGCTGCCGCCGCAGATCAGGCATGTGCTGGACGAGGTCACCGCGCCAGAACTGGGTTATCCCGAGCGGTATTAA
- a CDS encoding DNA primase: MTNDPRSALNRLIAAFEAHLDAAATGDELSPVVVATENALQDAFFTYDDALFTAYGIELPFDTLEDDGEADDAEDFDDDFDDDFDDDGEYEDFDEDEDAD; the protein is encoded by the coding sequence ATGACGAACGACCCGCGGTCCGCGCTCAACCGACTCATCGCCGCCTTTGAGGCGCATCTTGATGCAGCGGCCACGGGGGACGAACTCTCCCCGGTGGTCGTGGCCACCGAGAATGCCCTCCAGGACGCTTTCTTCACCTACGATGACGCCCTGTTCACCGCCTACGGCATCGAGCTACCTTTTGACACTCTCGAGGACGACGGCGAGGCGGATGACGCCGAGGACTTTGACGACGACTTTGACGACGACTTTGACGATGACGGCGAGTACGAGGACTTCGATGAGGACGAAGATGCGGACTAA
- a CDS encoding NAD(P)/FAD-dependent oxidoreductase translates to MVRVTIVGGGYGGITIAKALDDIAEVTLVEQKDTFVNHAAALRAVVDREWAEKIFMPYDHLLARGRVVHGTALAVRGTTVQVSGGQEIEADQLVLATGTAYPFPAKHMESSSVIAKARIERGHVGLEQAKTVLVAGAGDVGIELVGEITSAFPDIKVILVEKGEQILPNKDYKPELRAAITFQLEQRGVEVITGERLASLPPVDPGVLSPFRMSTTGGRRLEADLWFRAYGASAATGFLGDDYEEIRHYDGTIRVDDHLRVVDHPGVWAIGDITDVRETKRADAARAHAAIVARNITDIIQGRPASAAYSPQPELVVLPLGPNGGASQVMRGGVRVVVGAEETSRIKGEDLFSSSVAQTLGLKN, encoded by the coding sequence ATGGTTCGCGTCACCATCGTCGGCGGCGGATACGGCGGTATCACCATTGCCAAGGCACTCGACGACATCGCCGAGGTCACGCTCGTCGAGCAGAAGGACACCTTCGTCAACCACGCCGCCGCCCTGCGCGCGGTAGTGGACCGCGAGTGGGCCGAGAAGATCTTCATGCCCTACGACCACCTCCTGGCCCGCGGGCGCGTGGTCCACGGCACGGCCCTGGCCGTGCGCGGCACGACGGTCCAGGTCTCAGGCGGCCAGGAGATCGAGGCCGACCAGCTCGTCCTGGCCACCGGCACCGCCTACCCCTTCCCGGCCAAGCACATGGAGTCCTCCTCCGTCATCGCCAAGGCCAGGATCGAGCGCGGTCATGTGGGCCTGGAACAGGCCAAGACCGTCCTGGTCGCAGGAGCCGGGGACGTGGGTATCGAGCTGGTGGGGGAGATCACCTCAGCCTTCCCGGACATCAAGGTCATCCTTGTGGAGAAGGGCGAGCAGATCCTGCCGAACAAGGACTACAAGCCCGAGCTGCGCGCCGCAATCACCTTCCAGCTGGAGCAGCGCGGCGTCGAGGTCATCACCGGTGAGCGCCTGGCCTCCCTTCCGCCGGTGGACCCGGGCGTGCTCTCGCCCTTCCGCATGTCGACCACGGGCGGGCGCCGCCTGGAGGCGGACTTATGGTTCCGTGCCTACGGCGCCAGCGCCGCGACCGGCTTCCTGGGAGACGACTACGAGGAGATCCGTCACTACGACGGCACCATCCGCGTCGACGACCACCTGCGCGTGGTTGACCACCCCGGTGTGTGGGCGATCGGTGACATCACGGACGTGCGCGAGACCAAGCGTGCTGACGCCGCCCGTGCCCACGCCGCCATTGTCGCCCGGAACATCACCGACATCATCCAGGGCCGTCCCGCCAGCGCCGCCTACAGCCCGCAGCCGGAGCTCGTAGTGCTGCCCCTGGGCCCCAACGGCGGCGCCTCGCAAGTCATGCGCGGCGGCGTACGTGTGGTGGTGGGTGCGGAAGAGACCTCCCGCATCAAGGGTGAGGACCTGTTCTCCTCCTCCGTCGCGCAGACCCTCGGCCTGAAAAACTGA